The DNA region GTAGTTCGTATATTATTGGAGTTGCACTCGATCTAGCATACAAAACATGATTTGAAACACTTTAGTCAGAATGCATATATGGTAGTGTTGCCTTCTCTTGATGGAACATAATTATGTGCTTTAGGGTTGATTGTTTATGGCCTTGCCTTCATATTCCAACTTGATTACCGGATACATTTGAGTTTATGTTTTCAGATGTTTAAACATAGTTATGCTTCTGTTTTTTAAGTTGGTTCTGTTTTCTGCCTCAACAGAAAGTGAAGAACTTTTCCCTAGCTGGACAGGAAAAACAGGAAACTAAACCCAGTGGCAAGAAGGCTTAATTGGCATCTCTGCATCCCAAGTGCCTTCTAATTCATATCTTCATGTACCAGAAACTGTTCAGTTTCAAATCTGAATTTCTCCTATccacaaataattgattttaacatttttttttttggttttaagtgtaaagttgaatgGGAAGTGAAATCAATGATGGTTTGCATCTCTCATCATCGGTTATTATGTTAGTTTTGCCCCTTCCTAACCACCTTAATCATAACTGTGGTGTGTGGTTAATATTGCCTACGATTTCCACTTTACCCTGTTCAGCTTAAACACTGAACCCCTTTGCAGGATGGAATGGAATGTATGACTTGTTACAATGAATGTGTTTCTAGCTAACTATGAATACAACTTATAGTTTGAGAACCTTGATCGTTATGGGAGTAGACAAAATATATGCCATTTTCCTCCACTGATGTTTAATTGATTAgagtcatttaattatttttttttcctgaaattcATAGCCGTGAACACAACCCTGCATCTGCATAGGAAACGATGACACGCCTCATTTGctcctacaaaaaaaaaaaagttccccTTTTCTATGCTGGATTAGTTCATTGCTGATTATTATTAATCTAAGATAATCATTATGCCAAAAGCAAGATAATTATTGTATTACTAAGAAATGCATCGACAATAATAGCTAACTCTGTAACCTGGTACTAACCACAACCACTAGCCACTAGCAACTAAATGGCACAGACCACTTTCTTAACTGGGAAAATAAACATACCACCTACTCTTGTAACAAAAGTATCATAGCAATATTACATTTTCCACTTCTTGCTACACAATGTACGAAACTTGTTAATCATAACAGACACAACAACCCCCTATCAAACACCCATATCCCTTTCTGCTCTAAGTTCAGAAGGTGGAGGAAATTTAGGGCGAATGGATGATGTATGTGAGTACCAGAGCCAGCAGCATCAACACATATGCTATCCCTTGATCAAGGGAGGTCCCTGAATTACAACACAGCACAAAaacaatgtaaaaattaaataaggcagaattatttcattaacatttatttgatttaaaaattttattagtaAGAATCAAAGACAAATAACAGAGTTTACAACAATTAATTCATTCTGTTTTATCAATTGAGTTAGATTCACTtagtataaatttatttgaGATATGACAATTCatcagaaataaataaataatgcaaGTACAAAATTGTTATGGGTTTCCAAAAAAGCCTCTTAACAAGGCtgattaaattaaagaaatatacaTGAAATCATATTTGTCCCTAAAGGGACTTCAATTAGAGAACATCCTGCGTAATTTGAACAAGACTATTATGATTTAtgagcattaaaaaaaaatctctggATACAACTTGAATTATTGACTAATGATTATGTTGAAAAAATTACACACTAACTAATTGATTTACACTCcctaccaaaaataaaaaaaaattgacttccACGCTTGGTGATACTTGAAATTACATTTATAGTGTAAtgataaataaaagtttagtttttattatttgcaTTCTGGTTTTTCAAAGCAAGGAACTGGAATATGGAAGTGAAGAATATAAAGAGTTGTGTTAGATCTGGGAAGAGGAATACCGTCGCTAGTAGGTGCAGGTGCAGGGGATGCGGATTGAGCCTGAACAGCGGCGGGCATAAAGAGAGCAAGAATGAGAGTGGCGAGCATCGCCACAACTCCGAATCCGAACAATTGTTTGGGAGCAGCACCCGCCATATTCTTCTTCTCTAGCAGCGTCTTTCTCTCTCTTGGGTGCGGaagggagagaaaaaaagaagaagaagaaggctggAGCTGAGATTGTGTTGTGCGTGGCGTGTGCGTTGGCGTGTGCGTGTGCGTGGGCGTGGAAACTGGAGCGTTTAAAAGGTTGTCAGTTGAAGGAGGGAGAGACAAAAGAGGACAAAAATGTTTCTACTTTGTATTGTGGGGCGTATGTTTCGCTAAACCCATGTGAtctcatttctttttgtttgccCTTTCGCTCTGCTTTCAAATTTCATTCCCACTTCCCAACAATTCTACTTTGGCGCCATCCCCTGCTTCCctctccacctttttcctttttttggttCTTCTCTGCTCTACACTATATGCCACCCTGTCTATACagaaaataaattcttatttatttctaaGATATTTATTAACTGTTTTAAAAGGTACCCAATGCCTATGCATAAGTGGTGCCAACTTGATTTTATCTTCCATTTctctacataaaaaaaaaaaaaaaattgactcacGAGACTTTACTGTTGTGTTaacttcaagaaaaaaaatacataactaatcagtaaaaaaaacacGAATTAACGTAACAAAGAAAGTTAAGGCAACTGTACAATACTACGATACTCATGGAAAGATTTTAGAATTGATTTTGGAAGAATTACTTGAGTTAGAAAcaactttcaaatattttttgcattg from Glycine soja cultivar W05 chromosome 8, ASM419377v2, whole genome shotgun sequence includes:
- the LOC114421065 gene encoding arabinogalactan protein 41-like codes for the protein MAGAAPKQLFGFGVVAMLATLILALFMPAAVQAQSASPAPAPTSDGTSLDQGIAYVLMLLALVLTYIIHSP